A portion of the Esox lucius isolate fEsoLuc1 chromosome 20, fEsoLuc1.pri, whole genome shotgun sequence genome contains these proteins:
- the LOC109614762 gene encoding trace amine-associated receptor 5-like, giving the protein MESLSTSLYITLYIFFSLLSAVTVFLNLLVIISISHFKQLHTPTDLLILSLAVSDLLVGLIVIPAMTVAILEPCWVLGEYFCALLLYITFLSESSSLGNLVLISIDRYVAVCDPLMYHLKITFSRTVCCILINWWCSVIYDAFLIKIYVNVQVASKCFEECYILDTVFWANMMDLVISMIVPCSIIITLYLKIFVVARSQARQISSKGAVTVSGVKTVQANKSDRKAAKTLGIVIFNYLLFWNPFIYILFIFSSSNVASFIASILPLLSSFINPIIYVFFYPWFKVTAKHIFCLTLRVL; this is encoded by the coding sequence ATGGAATCACTATCAACATCTCtttatataacactgtacatcttCTTCTCATTGCTTTCAgctgttacagtatttttgaatCTACTGGTGAtcatctctatctctcactTCAAGCAGCTCCACACTCCAACCGAcctgctcatcctctctctggctgtgtcagatCTCCTGGTGGGACTCATTGTGATACCAGCAATGACTGTAGCAATACTGGAACCATGCTGGGTTCTTGGGGAATATTTCTGTGCATTGCTTCTCTACATCACATTTTTATCTGAATCTTCATCTCTTGGCAACTTGGTCTTGATATCTATTGACCgttatgttgctgtgtgtgatcCCTTAATGTACCacctgaaaataacattttcaaggaCTGTCTGTTGTATATTAATTAATTGGTGGTGTTCTGTCATTTATGATGCTTTTCTTATAAAgatatatgtaaatgtacagGTAGCAAGTAAATGTTTTGAAGAGTGTTATATACTTGACACAGTTTTCTGGGCTAACATGATGGACCTTGTAATTTCAATGATTGTTCCATGTTCTATTAttataacactttatttgaaaatatttgtagtAGCCAGATCACAGGCCAGACAGATTTCTTCAAAAGGGGCTGTCACTGTATCTGGTGTTAAAACTGTACAGGCAAATAAGTCTGACAGAAAAGCAGCAAAGACTTTAGGTATTGTTATTTTCAACtatctacttttttggaatccatttatttatatattatttattttttcaagttCAAATGTGGCATCCTTCATCGCCAGCATCCTGCCACTTTTGAGTTCCTTCATTAATCCAAtcatttatgttttcttttatccATGGTTCAAGGTGACAGCTAAACATATTTTCTGTCTCACGTTGAGGGTTTtatag